In the Arthrobacter sp. 31Y genome, one interval contains:
- a CDS encoding SDR family oxidoreductase, which produces MATMCVAGGTGQVGREVVRLAVESGHKVSVLSRHVPPVGSPQHADGATYFGGDVTTGDGLSAALVGADVVIDCLEGQFGKAQKQFADGGSRLLAAAHRAGVRKAVALSIINCDLSSSAYYASKAAKERKYAESPLQTGVVRATQFHGLVAMIFAAGAKARLIPTFKGVSFQSMSPVDVASAVIQAALDDSQREQHRVVTIAGPQTLTMRQMAESWKSTTGARGRIVQLPLPGTMGDFLRAGHNLTPEQPYGQETFVSWLEKRGETL; this is translated from the coding sequence ATGGCAACCATGTGCGTTGCCGGCGGCACCGGCCAGGTGGGTCGTGAGGTTGTCCGGCTCGCCGTGGAATCCGGACACAAAGTTTCGGTCCTAAGCCGCCATGTGCCGCCCGTTGGTTCGCCTCAGCACGCCGACGGCGCCACGTACTTTGGGGGCGACGTCACCACGGGAGACGGATTGTCAGCCGCCCTGGTCGGCGCCGACGTCGTTATTGATTGCCTTGAGGGGCAGTTTGGTAAAGCCCAAAAGCAGTTCGCCGACGGCGGCAGCAGGCTTCTTGCCGCCGCGCACCGGGCAGGTGTTCGCAAGGCGGTGGCACTTTCCATCATCAACTGCGACCTGAGCTCGTCTGCCTATTACGCCTCAAAAGCTGCCAAAGAACGGAAATATGCCGAGTCTCCGCTGCAGACCGGGGTGGTCCGGGCTACCCAATTCCATGGCTTGGTAGCGATGATCTTCGCCGCGGGTGCCAAGGCGCGGCTAATCCCGACATTCAAAGGGGTCAGCTTCCAGTCCATGTCGCCCGTAGACGTTGCATCTGCAGTGATTCAGGCAGCTTTGGATGATTCGCAGAGGGAGCAGCACCGCGTGGTGACAATAGCGGGGCCGCAGACCCTGACCATGCGGCAGATGGCAGAGTCTTGGAAGTCAACTACGGGCGCGCGGGGAAGAATTGTTCAGCTGCCCTTACCCGGAACGATGGGTGACTTTCTGCGTGCCGGACACAACCTGACTCCGGAGCAGCCGTATGGCCAGGAGACGTTCGTGTCGTGGTTGGAAAAGCGTGGGGAAACTTTGTAG
- a CDS encoding GNAT family N-acetyltransferase: MYGSAIWPVTLESGDLLLRPIRYRDKREWSEVRSRNSEWLAPWEASNPAPGGRLPSYRQMVGSLNDQARQSTALPFLIVERTAGFREPQIVGQLTVSSIVWGSAMMATLGYWVDKDRAGRGIAPTAVAMATDHCFRVLGLHRMEINIRPENSPSLRVVEKLGFRDEGYRERYLHINGEWADHRSFALTSDEVPEGLLRRWLRG, translated from the coding sequence ATGTACGGCTCTGCGATCTGGCCGGTAACGCTGGAAAGCGGAGACCTGCTGCTTCGGCCCATCCGTTACCGTGACAAGCGGGAATGGTCAGAAGTCCGTTCGCGGAACAGCGAGTGGCTTGCGCCGTGGGAGGCGTCCAACCCTGCACCGGGTGGACGCCTGCCCAGCTACCGACAAATGGTGGGTTCCCTGAATGATCAAGCCCGTCAGTCAACAGCTTTGCCGTTTCTCATTGTTGAGCGAACCGCAGGCTTCCGCGAGCCTCAGATCGTCGGCCAACTGACGGTCTCGTCCATCGTGTGGGGATCGGCCATGATGGCTACCCTCGGCTATTGGGTAGATAAGGACCGTGCCGGGCGTGGCATTGCTCCAACAGCGGTTGCGATGGCAACCGACCACTGCTTCCGTGTGCTGGGTCTGCACCGCATGGAAATCAACATCCGACCCGAGAACTCGCCGAGTTTGAGGGTTGTGGAGAAACTCGGATTCCGCGATGAGGGTTATCGGGAGCGTTACCTGCACATCAATGGCGAATGGGCCGACCACCGCTCCTTTGCGCTGACGTCCGATGAAGTGCCGGAGGGACTCCTGCGCCGATGGCTCAGGGGATAA
- the galU gene encoding UTP--glucose-1-phosphate uridylyltransferase GalU, with the protein MCSVRYISPVTLENNAVRKAVIPAAGLGTRFLPATKAMPKEMLPVVDKPAIQYVVEEAVKVGLHDVLMITGRSKRALEDHFDRVPALEATLAEKGDTAKLEAIQSATNLGDIHYVRQGDPNGLGHAVLRAKQHVGYEPFAVLLGDDLIDAREDLLSEMIAVQQKTGGSVVALIEVEPSKISAYGCADVEDIGEDGYVRIKQLVEKPSPEEAPSNLAVIGRYVLHPAVFDVLEKTAPGRGGEIQLTDALEVLAAGEGEGYGVYGVVFRGRRYDTGDKLSYLKACIELACEREDLGPELREWLPNFTATLPK; encoded by the coding sequence ATGTGTTCTGTCCGTTACATTAGTCCGGTGACTCTAGAAAACAACGCAGTCCGTAAGGCCGTCATTCCCGCAGCAGGCCTTGGCACCCGGTTCCTTCCCGCAACGAAGGCGATGCCTAAGGAAATGCTGCCCGTGGTGGACAAGCCTGCCATCCAGTATGTTGTCGAAGAGGCAGTCAAGGTGGGCCTGCATGACGTCCTGATGATCACGGGGCGCAGCAAGCGGGCTCTGGAAGACCACTTCGACCGAGTACCGGCTCTTGAAGCCACCTTGGCCGAGAAGGGCGACACCGCCAAGCTTGAAGCCATTCAGTCCGCCACCAACCTCGGTGATATTCACTATGTTCGCCAAGGCGACCCGAACGGCCTCGGTCACGCCGTCCTCCGTGCAAAGCAGCACGTTGGGTATGAGCCCTTCGCCGTGCTGCTAGGCGATGACCTGATCGATGCCCGCGAGGACCTTCTGAGCGAAATGATCGCCGTTCAGCAGAAGACCGGTGGTTCCGTGGTTGCCCTCATTGAGGTGGAGCCGTCCAAGATCAGCGCTTATGGTTGCGCCGATGTTGAGGATATCGGTGAGGATGGCTACGTACGCATCAAGCAGCTCGTCGAAAAGCCTTCTCCGGAAGAAGCGCCCTCAAACCTTGCCGTGATTGGACGTTACGTCCTGCACCCGGCCGTGTTCGACGTCCTGGAGAAGACGGCCCCCGGGCGAGGCGGAGAAATCCAGCTGACGGACGCCCTTGAGGTGCTCGCCGCCGGTGAAGGTGAAGGTTACGGGGTTTACGGCGTTGTCTTCCGCGGCCGCCGCTACGACACCGGTGACAAGCTCAGCTACCTCAAGGCGTGCATCGAGCTTGCTTGCGAACGCGAAGACCTTGGTCCTGAGCTTCGTGAATGGCTGCCCAACTTCACAGCCACACTTCCCAAATAG
- a CDS encoding 5-formyltetrahydrofolate cyclo-ligase: MASKENIRSSRRLHRRTLTPEHLARAGESLAQHGTAWAAKVSPGASATFAVYLGVAFEPPTRPLIRSLHEAGHRVLLPVCEPGRLLSWVYWTPETAFVRSSYAPIDEPEGERLESSVVAGAAGIFMPATAVDRDGNRIGQGGGYYDRLLQGLDASSGRPPTIAVVFDDDLLPSGSIPAEVFDRLVRQVLTPSGVVQLHDAAEHG, translated from the coding sequence ATGGCATCCAAGGAAAACATCCGCAGCAGCCGGCGGCTGCACAGGCGGACCCTCACTCCCGAACACTTGGCACGGGCAGGTGAGTCACTTGCACAGCACGGGACAGCGTGGGCAGCCAAAGTCTCCCCCGGCGCCTCCGCTACCTTTGCCGTGTACCTGGGCGTAGCCTTCGAGCCACCCACCAGGCCCTTGATCAGGTCACTGCACGAGGCCGGGCACCGGGTTCTTCTGCCCGTTTGCGAACCGGGGCGACTCTTGAGCTGGGTGTACTGGACACCTGAAACGGCCTTTGTCCGATCCTCCTATGCGCCCATAGACGAGCCGGAAGGTGAACGCCTTGAAAGCTCGGTGGTAGCCGGAGCCGCGGGTATCTTCATGCCCGCCACTGCGGTGGACCGGGATGGCAACCGGATCGGCCAAGGCGGCGGCTACTACGATCGGCTGCTTCAGGGCCTCGATGCTTCCAGCGGTCGGCCACCCACCATCGCGGTGGTGTTCGACGACGATTTGTTACCTTCAGGATCCATACCCGCCGAGGTATTTGATCGCCTCGTGCGCCAGGTGCTGACCCCTTCTGGCGTAGTTCAGCTCCACGATGCCGCCGAGCACGGCTGA
- a CDS encoding FmdB family zinc ribbon protein codes for MPTYAYACKDCDHAFDIVQSFSDSSLTECPECQGALRKKFNSVGVVFKGSGFYRTDSRDAKGSTVSAAPTAPSPAPAAAPATAAASS; via the coding sequence GTGCCCACATACGCATACGCCTGCAAAGACTGTGACCATGCCTTTGACATCGTCCAGTCCTTTTCTGACAGCTCCTTGACGGAATGCCCCGAGTGCCAGGGCGCGCTGCGGAAGAAGTTCAATAGCGTGGGCGTCGTCTTCAAGGGCTCCGGGTTCTACCGCACTGATTCCCGCGACGCCAAGGGCAGCACCGTATCGGCCGCCCCTACAGCTCCTTCGCCGGCCCCTGCAGCAGCACCGGCAACCGCAGCTGCAAGCAGCTAA
- the cpaB gene encoding Flp pilus assembly protein CpaB → MAVALLLCVAAGIAVQQLTPAPEKRVSVLVAGRDLPTGTTLTESDFTSVEVPPDLAINGASDSISALAGRQLASPLGRGQIPSESSLLGPGLLTGSPPGTAAVPLRMADASSIQLLSPGQLVTVVLTSAGSYDEARQSQILAGPVPVLWTSALGGKPGEWLGTGDTDGLVVVAADPQQAEKLAGASTQGKLFFVLVSP, encoded by the coding sequence TTGGCCGTAGCGCTCCTGTTGTGTGTGGCTGCGGGCATCGCAGTACAGCAACTCACCCCTGCGCCGGAGAAGCGCGTAAGCGTCCTTGTGGCAGGCCGGGACCTTCCAACGGGGACCACCCTTACGGAATCTGATTTCACCAGTGTGGAAGTGCCACCCGACCTCGCTATTAACGGAGCTTCGGACAGCATCAGCGCCTTGGCTGGCCGTCAGCTCGCTTCCCCTCTTGGCAGAGGGCAGATACCCTCGGAGTCCAGCCTGCTGGGCCCTGGCCTCCTGACGGGATCACCTCCGGGAACGGCAGCGGTCCCGCTCAGGATGGCCGATGCCTCGTCCATCCAGCTACTCTCCCCGGGCCAACTGGTAACTGTGGTCCTCACATCCGCGGGGTCCTATGACGAAGCACGGCAAAGCCAAATACTTGCGGGCCCGGTACCTGTCCTCTGGACCTCAGCCCTGGGCGGCAAGCCTGGCGAATGGTTGGGCACAGGTGACACTGATGGCCTGGTGGTGGTGGCGGCCGATCCCCAACAAGCAGAAAAGCTTGCCGGCGCATCAACGCAAGGCAAGCTTTTCTTTGTTTTGGTCAGCCCGTAG
- a CDS encoding DUF4011 domain-containing protein — protein MPVWSKASKASTEKKAEVVSVGQGQEEGSEELRKWLSGLKPVTGADTMLRFVKTPEGAIDLSNAHPSGLAQLLAGRRTRLSTLIRDRQQYLVAARAARNIRSKIFELSNDRGIEAGYLSAGTVVWTSAVGGKPQRVSAPVMLTSIVLTVRPGEDDFELQLTEQARMNPALVRHLKTVHGIVFDVNAVARMAYNTARLDPQPVLDRLSTLIQPIHGAEVEFNLLVTTLADLSGNLDDPWINMNNPTVAALSTAANGGDIEPEPIKAARFPSLDLRDPADELLLLDADTDQQYVVDAVRAGDSLVVSTPPGSGQTQTAINAIGALVSEGKSVLVVGDRQSSLGGLSGHLESLGLESMLFRPGNGTTPQQLKGQLVRAIMRNEKALEPQLGNLHQTLTGHRHALMDHVASLHNVRERWGCSPYQAMQSLAELTSIHPAPSTTVRLKRSVLDNIKDREELAGRLRRAAELGSFSRASTSSPWYGARLVTRKETEEAQQLARLAEEKLPVLRDRMKQVSDHAEIRLGETFTEWGAQLELLIAVRESLDKFTPDIFDRPVHDLISATASSAWRRERNLEMPSMQRSRLRRVAKEYVRPGVHIADLHSSLVLVQEQRALWAGYATTQRHPAVPSGLADLGSLYRELDGELRRLGDALKHTSDGGSLHGTPYLQVMERLERLVADTATLETLPERTLLIEEMREHGLGELLADLAAREVPAASVAAELDLAWWQSALEAMISGDDYLAMSDGDSLRRLEAEYRLADQAHIASGAARLRWQLAQKWRQGLLEHPRQAELLRALLKDGRVTLPALSAQAPDLVPLLVPVWSVSPYLLTGVLPAEQKFDAVVIIDAESTSLQAVLPAIARARQVVAFGDAKIAHARTFSVAVEPPVAGVASHENVDSAFKALARVLPTWQLNWVYRAVDEDLILQLSKNYYDGGLRRLPDGNSVTGLDRSIHVEYIPDGTGLPGADHEGVESVTAEVNRVVDLVFEHARLRPRTSLAVVTASLRHAARIGEAIRLQLPNHALLSSFFGAGAESFRVVDLERAQGLVRDHVIFSLGYGRTPHGRALHSFGPLSIEGGRNRFALAMTRARRSMHVLSCFRPEDLDLDRLAHGAVDFYELLDRELSGNSNLGTPASRAVASEQALGEDPLVADLGERLRARGARVWHLYDGVLDIAAAADPVHTIGREGAEIPTPVAIESDGTERYRRMSVRERSRLRPQLLERMGWRYMSLWTIEVFTDPSSCADRIGSYLGLENHIAQSASAHHGFLHADEEQLNPGNARSLLADGTDVHADRDPQSDVHEAENAKEAPLMDHETGTEDTAGQESGEPATGDSADDAADTKSAATKTGSNGILPTKAAEDDPRRWGDDSGYDHEQWLKEQKPPHWG, from the coding sequence ATGCCGGTATGGTCCAAGGCGTCTAAAGCTAGTACAGAAAAGAAGGCAGAAGTCGTGTCAGTAGGTCAAGGCCAGGAAGAGGGCTCCGAAGAGCTCCGCAAATGGCTGTCTGGTCTTAAACCCGTTACCGGGGCAGACACAATGCTGCGCTTCGTCAAAACGCCTGAGGGCGCCATCGATCTCAGCAACGCACACCCCTCCGGGCTGGCGCAGTTGCTCGCAGGCCGGCGAACACGGCTGTCCACGCTGATCAGGGATCGCCAGCAGTATCTGGTGGCGGCCCGGGCGGCCCGCAACATCCGATCCAAAATCTTCGAGCTCAGCAACGACCGCGGCATCGAGGCGGGCTATCTGTCGGCCGGGACCGTGGTGTGGACCTCTGCCGTTGGCGGCAAGCCCCAACGCGTTTCTGCCCCGGTGATGTTGACCTCCATCGTCCTTACCGTCAGGCCGGGTGAAGACGACTTTGAGCTTCAGCTCACCGAGCAAGCACGAATGAACCCGGCCCTGGTGCGCCATCTGAAGACTGTTCATGGCATCGTCTTTGACGTTAATGCTGTGGCACGCATGGCCTACAACACTGCCCGGCTTGATCCCCAGCCGGTCTTGGACCGTCTGTCCACGCTGATTCAGCCGATTCATGGTGCCGAGGTGGAGTTCAACCTGCTGGTCACCACGCTGGCTGACCTCTCAGGCAACCTTGATGATCCATGGATCAACATGAACAACCCCACGGTGGCGGCCCTCTCCACTGCCGCCAACGGTGGCGATATCGAGCCCGAGCCGATCAAGGCGGCCAGGTTCCCCAGCCTGGACCTGCGGGATCCGGCTGACGAGCTTCTTTTGCTCGATGCTGATACGGATCAGCAGTATGTGGTGGACGCCGTCCGCGCCGGGGATTCACTCGTTGTCAGTACCCCGCCGGGAAGCGGGCAGACGCAAACCGCCATCAACGCCATCGGTGCGTTAGTCAGCGAAGGCAAGTCCGTGCTGGTGGTGGGAGACAGGCAATCCAGCCTTGGAGGGCTTTCAGGCCACCTTGAATCGCTGGGCCTCGAGTCAATGCTCTTCCGTCCCGGCAACGGCACCACCCCCCAGCAACTCAAGGGCCAGCTGGTCAGGGCCATCATGCGCAACGAGAAAGCGCTTGAGCCACAGCTTGGAAACCTTCACCAGACACTGACCGGCCACCGTCATGCCCTGATGGACCACGTCGCCTCCCTGCATAACGTCCGTGAGCGTTGGGGTTGCTCGCCCTATCAGGCAATGCAGTCCCTTGCTGAGTTGACTTCCATCCACCCGGCGCCCTCCACGACGGTGCGTTTGAAGCGAAGCGTCCTGGACAACATCAAGGACCGTGAAGAACTCGCGGGCCGGCTGCGTCGGGCTGCCGAGCTTGGCAGCTTCAGCCGGGCCTCCACCTCCAGCCCTTGGTATGGCGCCCGACTGGTAACCCGCAAGGAGACCGAGGAAGCGCAGCAGCTTGCCCGCTTGGCCGAGGAGAAACTTCCTGTCCTTCGGGATCGCATGAAGCAGGTTTCCGATCACGCCGAGATCCGCCTGGGTGAAACTTTCACTGAGTGGGGTGCCCAGCTGGAATTGCTGATCGCCGTGCGGGAAAGCCTGGATAAGTTCACTCCGGACATCTTTGATCGACCGGTTCACGATCTCATCTCCGCCACCGCCAGCTCTGCGTGGCGCCGTGAACGCAATCTTGAGATGCCCTCAATGCAGCGTTCCCGCCTGCGCCGGGTGGCCAAGGAATATGTGCGGCCCGGCGTCCACATCGCGGATCTTCACAGCTCCCTGGTCCTGGTCCAGGAGCAGCGGGCTCTGTGGGCTGGCTACGCAACAACCCAGAGACACCCTGCGGTTCCCTCCGGTCTCGCCGATCTCGGGTCGCTCTACCGGGAACTCGATGGCGAACTGCGTCGCCTTGGTGATGCGCTCAAGCACACATCCGACGGCGGCTCCCTCCACGGGACACCGTATCTGCAGGTCATGGAACGGCTGGAGCGGCTCGTTGCGGACACGGCCACTCTGGAGACACTTCCCGAACGGACGCTCCTCATTGAGGAAATGCGTGAGCACGGCCTCGGTGAGCTGCTGGCGGACCTTGCCGCCAGGGAAGTCCCGGCGGCGTCCGTAGCCGCCGAGCTGGATTTGGCCTGGTGGCAGTCAGCTTTGGAAGCCATGATCAGCGGTGACGATTACCTCGCCATGTCTGACGGTGATTCGCTGCGTCGCCTCGAAGCGGAATACCGTCTGGCGGACCAAGCACATATTGCCAGTGGCGCAGCTCGCCTCAGATGGCAGCTGGCCCAGAAGTGGCGTCAGGGTCTTCTTGAGCACCCACGGCAGGCGGAATTGCTCCGTGCCCTGTTGAAGGACGGCCGGGTGACATTGCCCGCACTGAGCGCCCAGGCACCGGATCTGGTGCCCCTGCTGGTCCCGGTATGGTCCGTCAGTCCTTACCTGCTCACCGGGGTTCTCCCGGCAGAACAGAAATTCGACGCCGTGGTGATCATCGATGCCGAATCCACTTCTCTGCAGGCAGTTCTCCCGGCAATCGCGAGGGCACGGCAGGTAGTTGCCTTCGGTGATGCCAAGATTGCACACGCACGCACGTTCAGCGTCGCCGTGGAGCCGCCGGTTGCCGGGGTGGCCAGCCATGAGAACGTGGACAGCGCATTCAAGGCACTGGCCCGAGTTCTTCCCACGTGGCAACTGAACTGGGTCTACCGTGCGGTGGACGAGGACCTGATTCTCCAGTTGAGCAAGAACTACTACGACGGCGGTCTGCGTCGTTTGCCCGACGGCAATTCGGTCACCGGCCTGGATCGTTCGATCCACGTGGAGTACATACCCGACGGCACCGGGTTGCCAGGCGCGGACCACGAGGGCGTCGAGTCTGTCACTGCGGAGGTCAACCGCGTGGTGGATCTTGTCTTTGAACACGCCAGGCTCCGGCCCCGTACTTCCCTGGCAGTCGTGACCGCAAGCTTGCGCCATGCTGCCAGGATTGGCGAGGCCATCAGGCTCCAACTGCCTAACCACGCGTTGTTGTCCAGCTTCTTCGGAGCAGGCGCTGAGTCCTTCCGCGTGGTGGACCTTGAGCGCGCCCAGGGCCTGGTGCGCGATCATGTCATCTTCTCGCTGGGCTATGGCCGCACACCGCATGGCCGTGCGCTCCACTCCTTCGGTCCGCTGTCCATCGAGGGCGGTCGGAACCGTTTTGCCTTGGCGATGACCCGGGCCCGTCGCTCCATGCACGTCCTGTCTTGCTTCCGGCCCGAGGATCTCGACCTTGATCGCCTGGCCCACGGCGCAGTGGACTTCTATGAACTGCTGGACCGTGAGCTCTCCGGAAACAGCAACCTCGGAACACCTGCCTCGCGCGCTGTAGCCAGTGAACAGGCATTGGGTGAAGATCCGTTGGTGGCCGATCTTGGCGAACGCTTGCGCGCCCGCGGAGCCCGGGTATGGCATCTTTACGATGGCGTCCTGGATATCGCTGCGGCTGCTGACCCCGTCCACACCATTGGCCGGGAGGGTGCCGAAATTCCCACCCCTGTTGCCATCGAATCCGATGGCACAGAACGATACCGGCGGATGAGCGTCCGTGAACGGAGCCGGTTGCGGCCGCAACTGCTGGAGCGCATGGGATGGCGCTACATGTCGCTCTGGACAATCGAGGTCTTCACCGATCCCTCGTCCTGCGCGGACCGGATCGGCTCGTATCTGGGGCTTGAGAACCATATCGCCCAGTCGGCGTCGGCCCACCACGGTTTCCTGCACGCGGATGAGGAACAATTGAATCCGGGAAATGCCCGGTCTTTGCTGGCTGACGGTACCGATGTGCATGCTGACCGGGACCCTCAAAGCGACGTTCATGAGGCAGAGAATGCGAAAGAAGCACCACTGATGGATCACGAAACAGGCACAGAGGACACCGCTGGCCAGGAATCCGGCGAACCGGCCACCGGCGATTCTGCGGATGATGCCGCGGATACGAAATCCGCCGCAACCAAGACCGGCTCAAACGGGATTCTTCCCACCAAAGCCGCTGAGGATGATCCCCGGCGGTGGGGCGATGACTCCGGCTATGACCATGAGCAGTGGCTGAAGGAACAGAAGCCCCCGCACTGGGGCTGA
- the guaA gene encoding glutamine-hydrolyzing GMP synthase, with product MTTPTAPQTSQKPVLVVDYGAQYAQLIARRVREANVYSEIVPHTFTTEQLLAKNPAAIILSGGPSSVYAEGAPSVGADLFEAGVPVFGICYGFQAMANALGGKVAQTGLREYGATEALVVGDARSILDGVPSSQNTWMSHGDSVQEAPEGFEVLASTAGAPVAAFANEEKRLYGVQWHPEVKHSVHGQHVLENFLFKGAGLSPNWTTGNILEEQVDRIRQQIGDSKVICGLSGGVDSAVAAALVQRAVGEQLTCVFVDHGLLREGEAEQVERDFVAATGVNLYVANEQERFQSALAGVSDPETKRKIIGREFIRAFEEAERAIIAQAAAEGEKIKFLVQGTLYPDVVESGGGEGAANIKSHHNVGGLPEDLQFELVEPLRALFKDEVRAVGAQLGLPQEIVGRQPFPGPGLGIRIVGEVTKERLDLLRKADAIARAELTAAGLDNDVWQMPVVLLADVRSVGVQGDGRTYGHPIVLRPVSSEDAMTADWSRLPYDLLARISNRITNEVDGVNRVVLDVTSKPPGTIEWE from the coding sequence GTGACTACTCCCACCGCACCCCAAACTTCCCAGAAGCCGGTGCTGGTTGTTGACTACGGTGCCCAGTACGCGCAGCTGATTGCCCGCCGCGTCCGCGAAGCGAATGTGTATTCGGAAATTGTTCCGCATACCTTCACCACCGAGCAGCTTCTGGCCAAGAACCCGGCAGCCATCATTCTCTCCGGAGGGCCCTCAAGCGTCTATGCAGAGGGCGCCCCGAGCGTTGGCGCTGACCTCTTCGAAGCCGGGGTGCCCGTTTTCGGCATCTGCTACGGCTTCCAGGCCATGGCCAACGCCTTGGGTGGCAAGGTGGCCCAGACGGGTCTGCGGGAGTACGGCGCAACCGAAGCGCTGGTTGTAGGCGACGCGCGCTCCATCCTGGACGGCGTTCCTTCTTCCCAGAACACGTGGATGAGCCACGGTGACTCCGTTCAGGAAGCCCCGGAGGGCTTCGAAGTGCTCGCCTCCACTGCCGGTGCGCCGGTAGCAGCGTTCGCTAATGAAGAGAAACGCCTCTACGGTGTCCAGTGGCATCCTGAGGTCAAGCACTCCGTGCACGGCCAGCACGTGCTGGAGAACTTCCTGTTCAAGGGCGCGGGCCTGAGCCCCAACTGGACCACGGGCAACATCCTCGAAGAGCAGGTGGATCGCATCCGCCAGCAGATCGGGGACTCCAAAGTCATCTGTGGCCTCTCCGGTGGTGTGGACTCGGCAGTCGCGGCCGCTCTTGTCCAGCGTGCCGTCGGCGAGCAACTGACCTGTGTCTTCGTTGACCACGGTCTCCTGCGTGAAGGCGAAGCCGAGCAGGTTGAACGCGACTTCGTGGCAGCCACCGGTGTCAACCTTTATGTTGCCAACGAGCAGGAACGCTTCCAGTCAGCATTGGCCGGCGTCAGCGATCCCGAGACCAAACGCAAGATCATCGGCCGGGAGTTCATCCGTGCCTTCGAGGAAGCGGAGAGGGCCATCATCGCCCAAGCCGCTGCCGAGGGTGAAAAGATCAAGTTCCTCGTCCAAGGCACTCTGTACCCGGACGTCGTCGAATCAGGCGGCGGCGAAGGTGCGGCAAACATCAAGAGCCACCACAACGTGGGTGGTCTTCCCGAGGATCTGCAGTTCGAGCTCGTCGAGCCGCTGCGGGCCCTGTTCAAGGACGAAGTCCGCGCCGTCGGTGCCCAGCTCGGCCTGCCTCAGGAAATCGTCGGTCGCCAGCCGTTCCCAGGCCCCGGCCTCGGAATCCGCATCGTGGGCGAAGTGACCAAGGAGCGCCTGGACCTGCTGCGCAAGGCTGACGCCATTGCCCGTGCAGAGCTCACGGCCGCAGGGTTGGACAACGACGTCTGGCAGATGCCGGTTGTCCTCTTGGCCGATGTCCGCAGCGTTGGTGTTCAGGGTGACGGCCGTACCTATGGTCACCCGATCGTGCTGCGTCCGGTGTCTTCCGAGGACGCCATGACAGCGGACTGGTCACGGTTGCCGTATGACCTGCTTGCCCGGATCTCCAACAGGATCACCAATGAGGTGGACGGTGTTAACCGCGTGGTGCTGGACGTCACCAGCAAGCCACCGGGAACCATCGAGTGGGAATAG
- a CDS encoding DUF3817 domain-containing protein — translation MIEPKPAIQPEQSGPKPKKRRFGGTEAQIRSALKFYKVMAYLTGAMLLLLCAELIARYGFGVSLFAGGTNAVTGQPFGFGFAESEPKGVIGGFNISTSVLIVHGWMYVVYLVSNFRLWSLMRWSFSKMVLLALGGVVPLLSFIVEKKFHAQVEAELAANPQASKRY, via the coding sequence ATGATTGAGCCAAAACCGGCTATCCAGCCCGAACAATCCGGACCCAAGCCCAAGAAGCGGCGCTTCGGTGGGACAGAAGCACAAATCCGTTCGGCGTTGAAATTCTACAAAGTCATGGCGTACCTCACCGGTGCCATGCTTCTCTTGCTGTGTGCTGAACTGATCGCCCGCTACGGCTTCGGCGTCTCGCTCTTCGCTGGCGGCACGAACGCTGTTACGGGCCAGCCGTTTGGCTTTGGCTTTGCTGAATCCGAACCCAAGGGAGTCATTGGCGGTTTCAACATCTCAACCTCGGTGCTGATTGTGCACGGTTGGATGTACGTGGTCTACCTGGTTTCCAACTTCCGCCTGTGGTCCCTCATGCGCTGGTCGTTCTCCAAGATGGTCCTGCTGGCACTTGGCGGAGTTGTCCCGTTGCTGTCCTTCATCGTGGAGAAGAAATTCCACGCGCAGGTGGAAGCGGAACTCGCAGCCAATCCGCAGGCGTCCAAGCGCTACTAG